A stretch of DNA from Lawsonibacter asaccharolyticus:
CAGCAGCCCGTTGCCGATGCACAAATGTCCCTCACGGTTCGGCATCACATCCGAGCGAAGGGTACGGTCAAAATAGAGGAAAACAGCATTCCGTCCGTCCACCTCCCGGCTGAAGCCGTGGAAAGAATCGTAGCTCCCGCCGTGATAGTAGAGGTCGATCACCTCATCCACCGCAAGCTCTGCCGTCACCAGACCGTCCGTATAGGATACCGGCTGCGGAACATCGGCCGCACCCGCCAAAACAATGGAAAAAATCAGCATGACCGCCACGGCGATCAGAACCGCCCGTCGGCGCCCACGGGAAAACTTCTTCTTCACTCCCTGGAGAACACGGGCTTCCGTTTCCGACTCCTGAGAGAGCGAGGGGACAGGAGCCTCCTCCTTCATTTCCGCCAAACAGGCGCGGCATTCCTGGCATTGTGCCACATGGGCTTCGATCTCCTGCTTGCTGGCCTCGCTGCACAGCCCGTCGCAGTACAGGGGCAGCAGGTCGCGGATGATATCACATTTCATCATAACCCCTCCTTGATTTTCTGTTTCGCACGATAATAAGTCACTCTGGCCCAGTTTTCAGATTTGCCGAACAATTCGCCGATCTGCGTATAAGGTAGTTCCGCAAAGACCCGCAGGGTAAACACCTCCCGGTATGGCTCTGGCAGAGCATGGAGCCGCTGATGGATCTGGCGGGCATTTTCCTGGATGAGCAAATCCTCTTCTACATTCTGAGGGGAGGTCATCTGCTCCAGAGCCTCATCTCCCGCCTGCCGCTTTGCCTTTCTCAAGTAGGAGAGCCAACAGTTCTTCCCAATTTGGCACAACCATACGGACAGCCGGCATTTTCCTTGAAAGGAGGCGCTGTGTTCAATGGCGCGGCAGAAGGTCTCCTGAGTCAATTCTTCCGCCAACGCTTGGTTCCCACAGAGTCCTGCCAGATAGTGGTACACCACTGGGAACTGCTCCTTGTACAACTGATCGAAATCCATCCACATCACCTCGCTTTCTGCCTATATGACGCACATCGGTACGAGTTGTTACAAAATTAATGCTGCCTTTTATTTTCTGGCGAGAACAACTTTGCCGCTTGTTTTTGAAAGAGTGAGCGATCAAGCAAGCTGTGCGATGAGCACAGACAGTCGGTTGCTGAACATCCGACCTACAGTCACGGCACTTGCCGCCAGCTTCGCCCTGTGGGCCACTGTATGGGTCCGAAGCTGCGGCGGTCAAAGAGATACCCGTACAGGTCCAACAGCCGCAACAACTACTTTTCAAAGGTTCAACTATATCATTTT
This window harbors:
- a CDS encoding sigma-70 region 2 yields the protein MVYHYLAGLCGNQALAEELTQETFCRAIEHSASFQGKCRLSVWLCQIGKNCWLSYLRKAKRQAGDEALEQMTSPQNVEEDLLIQENARQIHQRLHALPEPYREVFTLRVFAELPYTQIGELFGKSENWARVTYYRAKQKIKEGL